ttattgaaTGTTCAAATCACCTTCCATTTTTTGCACATCCTAAAAGCTCAGGAAAGTTTTTCGCGAGCGCTGGATTCACACATATTGTCCAAAAACATCACtaacatcaaaattttctgagATTGAGGACAATATATGGTAAAGAAAGTCTGTATACCTGGCTGCCAGTTTCaatgtttgaattttagaCAATTTTCTCAGGGAACGTTATAGTGCGTTTTCCGAAAGAAGCGAAAATGTCGTTCAAGCTATACGTCCTTTGCCTTCCTCTGACGTTAGTCATTACTCgttgattttgaatttgttcgTACTGGTAAAGTTACCTAGAAGTTGATTTTTAGACATTTAACGTCTCGCTTACACAAAAGTAACTAAAAAAGATACTAATCTAGTGAAAtcagtaataaatatttttgatacaaaATGTTTAGCCACGATTTTCCTGCGCTTACTTATACTATACAAATGTTTATCGAATCAAATTAAAGTAACACTTACTTTTCTTGCATTTATGTAGTGTTTAAATCGCCCTCCATTCTTCACATGCTAGAAGCCCGGGAAAGTGTTTCGTGAGCGGTATAGAAGCCCAAAACATCACCATCACCAGGATTTTCTGAGGGTACCGACAATACATGGTAAAGAAAGTCTATATACCTGGCTGCCAATTTTAACGTCTGAATTTTAGACAATTTATCTGAGGGCAACGTTGGAATGCTCTTTCTCAAAGAGGCGAAAGCCTCGTTCAGGCTTTGCGTCCTCTGTCTTTCTCTGACGTTAGCCATTACTCTTTGCTCTAGAATTTTTTCGTACGTCAGAGGAACTTTTTTCCTCGATTTCGGTCTCCCTAATATAGAATTCTGATCGTCCGAATCCAGACTTTTTCTCTTCCGTTTGAAAACTCTAGTTTTTAGCAAAGGCAGTTCGTTGTCTTCCGGTTCAACTTTAATGAAACCTCCCTGATATTGCAGGTACCTTGAAGCGTAGTTGTCCTGCACCCTGTATTGGTCGTAGTATTTCGAGGCTGTATAATAGGAATACGACATTGGGGTGGAATAAACGTTGAAGTCATTTTAACCTTGTTCTGCTCcaggtaaaattaatttacacaAGGAATACTGCTCGTAATCAGATGAAGATGACGGGGACAAAGATTCGATGTGactattatacatttttcagggtttctatatttaaaactatatAACTCACTCGACGCAGGTATAATCCACCGTAAGACAGTCAAGTTAACACTGGATGCTCCCACTGTCTGAAGTTCTCCCAGTAAACGAGAAAGAAGATGCACGAGATGAGAGTGTTCCCACCAATGAGATGAGAGAGTCTCCTTGAGTACCCTTTTCTATGTCTCTCAAAATCGAAGCTAGAACTATCTCTCTCTTCCGATAGGATTTACCAATTTCGGGCCTTCCCATTGAAGTTTTAAGAATTTTCGATATTTGTTGTTGTTTCCCTCCATTATATTGGTCTATAGCTAATTATTAGTTTTACAGCAAGCTCTAGTTATAAGTAGGTACTCATTTTGGACAAACAATTTTGCAAAAgtgtattattaaaatttttgcaaactGCTCGTAAATGTAACTAACTTAATGTGAAAATTTCAGGACatagaaacaaaaagtttGATTAAAGTAGaagttgatttatttataatgtacAGTTTTTTTAAGCCTTTGTGTAGTCGCATTGAAAACGACCTGTTTGTTTAAGGACAATTATATTTgcgatatttttattgaaacagtACAACTGTTGAACCATTGTAGAAAATTCGTCTTCCTGATCGATAGATAAGGATCTAGCCAATAATAACCCTTAGGTTAATGGTACGTGGAGGCCGAAGTCCAAGCTGCACCTCCCCGTGGTGGCTCCTGGATGCCCCTGGTGCTTTGAACTGGGAATTAATCCTGATCCAGGGCCCTAGGGGTAACCGACGCAGCGGGCAAGAACTTGGCGGAAAggtaaaaacgcaaaataaatGGAATGTTGAAGGATAAAATATACTTACCTCAGGTGGGTAGCATTGATAATGGGAAATCCCGCCCTGCTTCGGCAGGCTGTTCCGTGGATTCTGAAGGGGGCAACCCACTCAGCaaatctgaaaaagaaaaaagaagaggaaaaaagagaagaagaaaaaaaagaaagagaaaaggaaaaaaatgaggTGCCTATTCTGCAAAGAGTGAGGTATTTGGATAGTGTTTTAATCAGGAGGAACTCAATTGGTGACCCGCaaagtaaaaatagaaaaaaaaatcgatactTCTATGACAACGGAGGAAAATGAaccctataaaaaaataataagcaaAGATTATTTACTTCTAATAGAAGCTTTGCAGGACACCAGGAATCTAATTAAACAACTTGAGGGAAGGATTGAAAGAAATACAAGTAGGGAAATAAGAGACATAGCATTAAGGATGAGGAAACAGGCAGGGATATTGGAAAGTGAATCAATGAAAACATGGCTGGGGAATTATAAATATGAACCGCTCCAAAAGATGACCTTCGATCAGGACGTTCAGGTAGACAGggaaaaacaggaaaaaggTATGGTGGATCAAGAAACACAGACGCCGGGGGATTGGATGGAAGGAAATCAGGAAATGGTAATGAATGTGAGCGAGATACAAAACTATGGggaatgggaaaaaatatcagataGGGTCTGGCCGGAAAATATATACGAAAACACAGAAATAATAGTAGGGAATCCTTTAGGAACCAGAAATAACACGGTGAAGGTGGTACTAACAGAAGAAGACAGAGACATGATATTCGGCATACAAGGACTGTACACTAGGCGATTTCCTGAACTTATTGGGCTGGAAGAAGATTTTGAAGTATTGGAACAGATAACAAGAACAAAGACGGgcttacaaaaacaaaaagtagtAAGAATAAATGTTACAGATAAGGGGAAGGAACTATGgaaaaatatagagaaattaaagaaataaatggaaaatgaaTCCTGTGTAGCAATGCACCACATACAAGGGctaaaagtaacaaaattaagaaaacttgTGGAAGCGATTTTTCACGGTACAGAAAcaaatgttacaatttttacaacagaaaaatatttaaaacaagacttaaaaacaaacaacaaagaaaaaaaagaaagaaatacaTATGCTTTAATTGTGGAAGATAGTGATAGgaataataaagatttattaaaaaatataaaagaaaatattaaacaaaaacaagcaagtaaaataattcaatcaaTAACGACAACAGGAAAGGGGAAGCTTCTAATTAAAACGGATAAGGatgacaatattaaaaatttacaaaagacAATAGAGGATATATCAAAAGAAGttaaagtaattattaaaaaggggaatgaaaatacaaaaacaatacATATTAGAGGGATGGAAGCTACCACGGACAGAGAGGAAGTGAAGGATCCAGTAGAACAGGAGGTGGAGAAACTAGAGGAGAGGACGTACAGAATGGGGGAATTGAGACCTTACGAACGGGAAAATCAGGCAATAACGATGACATTAGGAGGAAGGCAGGCAGATTTACTGATAGAGAGGGGGTATTTGAGAATTGGACTGGTAA
The DNA window shown above is from Euwallacea similis isolate ESF13 chromosome 2, ESF131.1, whole genome shotgun sequence and carries:
- the LOC136419365 gene encoding twist-related protein 2-like, whose translation is MYNSHIESLSPSSSSDYEQYSLCKLILPGAEQASKYYDQYRVQDNYASRYLQYQGGFIKVEPEDNELPLLKTRVFKRKRKSLDSDDQNSILGRPKSRKKVPLTYEKILEQRVMANVRERQRTQSLNEAFASLRKSIPTLPSDKLSKIQTLKLAARYIDFLYHVLSVPSENPGDGDVLGFYTAHETLSRASSM